From one Solanum stenotomum isolate F172 chromosome 12, ASM1918654v1, whole genome shotgun sequence genomic stretch:
- the LOC125848178 gene encoding berberine bridge enzyme-like 13: protein MASSNCIMVTLIIILLWSSSSVLSDTIPEKFYQCICKNSDFSDSFSTAFFTPNNASFNTILNSTAQNLRCLMPSVPKPELIFTPLTEPHVQASVICAKQLSLQLRVRSGGHDYEGISYISEMGSPFVIVDLLKLRGIEVNTEENSAWAQAGATVGEVYYRISEKSKTLGFPAGLCTSLGIGGHITGGAYGSMMRKFGLGVDNVIDARIVNANGTILDRQSMGEDLFWAIRGGGGASFGIILSWKMKLVTVPSIVTVFTVPKTLEDGATKILYKWQQVADKIDDGLFIRVVINVVDKKDVKGERTVQTAYNSLFLGNAETLLRIMNESFPELGLTQKDVTEMSWIESILYIAGYANNTPPEVLLQGKSLFKNYFKAKSDFIKEPIPETGLEGLWKRLLEEDSPLMIWNPYGGMMANISESDTPFPHRKGVIFKIQYLTLWNQPDEELATKHVDWIRKLYNYMTSYASMYPREAYVNYRDLDLGMNKNVNSNSSFAQASVWGNKYFKNNFNRLVQIKTIVDPENFFKHEQSIPVKG, encoded by the coding sequence atggCTTCTTCAAACTGTATTATGGTTACATTAATCATAATCTTATTGTGGAGTTCTTCTTCTGTTCTTTCTGATACAATCCCTGAAAAGTTCTACCAATGTATTTGCAAGAATTCTGATTTCTCTGACTCTTTTTCCACAGCTTTCTTTACCCCAAATAATGCTTCTTTTAACACAATCTTGAATTCAACAGCTCAAAATCTCAGGTGTTTGATGCCATCAGTGCCTAAACCTGAGCTGATTTTCACTCCATTGACAGAACCTCATGTGCAAGCATCTGTAATTTGTGCGAAACAACTCAGTCTTCAGCTCAGAGTTAGGAGTGGAGGTCATGACTATGAGGGGATTTCGTACATTTCTGAAATGGGGTCTCCTTTTGTCATCGTCGATCTCTTGAAGCTTCGAGGGATCGAGGTGAATACAGAGGAGAATTCAGCTTGGGCTCAAGCTGGTGCTACTGTTGGTGAAGTTTATTATAGGATTTCAGAGAAAAGCAAAACTCTTGGATTCCCTGCTGGACTCTGTACTAGTTTGGGAATTGGTGGTCATATTACTGGTGGTGCTTATGGTTCCATGATGAGGAAATTTGGGCTTGGAGTTGACAATGTGATCGATGCTCGTATAGTCAATGCAAATGGAACCATACTCGATAGACAATCGATGGGGGAAGACCTATTTTGGGCTATTCGCGGAGGTGGAGGAGCTAGTTTTGGGATCATACTTTCTTGGAAAATGAAATTAGTCACTGTTCCATCGATTGTCACTGTTTTCACTGTCCCGAAAACACTGGAAGACGGAGCAACAAAGATTTTATACAAGTGGCAACAAGTTGCTGACAAAATCGACGATGGTCTGTTCATTAGAGTAGTCATAAATGTTGTAGATAAAAAAGATGTAAAAGGGGAAAGAACTGTTCAAACAGCTTATAACTCATTGTTTCTTGGAAATGCTGAAACTCTTTTACGAATAATGAACGAGTCTTTCCCTGAATTGGGATTGACACAAAAAGATGTTACAGAAATGAGTTGGATAGAGTCAATTTTATACATTGCAGGGTACGCGAACAACACGCCACCAGAAGTACTCCTCCAGGGGAAatcactattcaagaattacttcaAAGCCAAATCAGACTTCATAAAAGAGCCAATACCAGAAACAGGACTCGAAGGCCTATGGAAAAGGCTATTAGaagaggactcaccattgatgaTATGGAATCCATACGGAGGAATGATGGCGAATATATCAGAATCAGACACTCCATTCCCACACAGAAAAGGGGTAATTTTCAAGATTCAGTATTTAACTCTCTGGAATCAACCTGATGAAGAATTAGCCACGAAGCACGTTGATTGGATCAGGAAACTCTATAATTACATGACTTCTTATGCATCTATGTACCCAAGAGAAGCCTATGTGAATTACAGAGATCTTGATTTAGGAATGAACAAGAATGTGAATAGTAATTCGAGCTTTGCACAAGCTAGTGTGTGGGGGAACAAGTATTTCAAGAACAATTTTAACAGGCTGGTGCAAATAAAAACTATAGTGGATCCAGAAAATTTCTTCAAACATGAACAAAGCATCCCAGTAAAGGGATGA
- the LOC125847288 gene encoding uncharacterized protein At2g29880-like, protein MNKPYGDKLDKTTMKNRMRTLKKIYATMKRMSQHSEFGWNEETRKVDVENDVWEQYLAAHPKDSKYRTKTLLDYNTLALIFGDTVADGRNGYEINDVEDFQSEFTDDDIVAEKVTIPVEDTQFVDQEDGYFVQNMNFTSPEITQSSNQEKRAGKSHLDEQPTLTSRPKRIKNSIGNSLAKSVDRWTAIAEEQIRLQHEPKNRYWN, encoded by the exons ATAGGATGAGGACTTTGAAGAAGATATATGCTACTATGAAGAGAATGTCACAGCATAGTGAATTTGGGTGGAATGAAGAAACTCGAAAAGTTGATGTTGAAAATGATGTCTGGGAGCAATACCTTGCA GCACACCCAAAAGATTCTAAGTATAGGACGAAGACGTTGTTAGACTATAATACGTTGGCATTAATTTTTGGAGATACTGTCGCTGATGGTAGGAATGggtatgaaattaatgatgtcgAGGATTTTCAAAGTGAATTCACCGATGATGATATAGTTGCTGAAAAAGTTACCATACCTGTTGAAGATACACAATTTGTTGACCAGGAAGATGGATATTTTGTTCAGAACATGAACTTTACTAGTCCTGAAATAACTCAATCATCTAATCAAGAAAAAAGAGCAGGAAAAAGTCATTTAGATGAGCAACCAACTTTGACATCACGTCCAAAGAGAATTAAGAATTCTATTGGAAATAGCTTGGCAAAATCTGTTGATCGATGGACAGCAATAGCCGAAGAACAAATAAGGCTACAACATGAACCAAAAAACAGATATTGGAATTAG
- the LOC125848643 gene encoding LOW QUALITY PROTEIN: berberine bridge enzyme-like 22 (The sequence of the model RefSeq protein was modified relative to this genomic sequence to represent the inferred CDS: substituted 1 base at 1 genomic stop codon) — translation MVYSIVLLVFFLLTITPISYENLQDFATCMSFHTTSTSSSVVHSQQSSSYTYLLQESQQNPRWLNSTSLLKPSFIVTPKTQNEIQGVILCAKKHGLXVRVMSGGHDYEGLSFLCKNPFIILDLIEYRSINIDIENETAWIQSGATIGEVYYNIAKKSNILGFPAGLCPSVGVGGHFSGGGIGTMMRKYGLAADNIIDASFVDANGRILNRKTMGEDVFWAIRGGGGASFGVISAWKVKLVRVPSLVTVFTIHKRLDQEGVKLVHNWQYIASKLPEGLFIRVLIQQIDGVDSQGNVKQAEVLFNSLFLGLKTDLISVMNTNFPELALKTEDCTEMSWIKSVLYLTGYQKGEPLEVLLDRKTQYKSNFKAKSDFVVEPMPESVFQGISERFLHQKLVFMIMDPLGGKMDEIDEYEIPFPHRKGNIYNIQYIVKWDSNEGSNEHLYWIQNLYKYMEPYVSNSPRAAYISYRDLDLGINQQGNYSSYRQAIMTWGSKYFKGNFQRLAKAKHQIDPNNFFTNEQSIPPLCC, via the coding sequence ATGGTTTATTCTATAGTACTACtagttttctttcttcttacaATTACACCAATTAGCTATGAAAATCTTCAAGATTTTGCTACATGCATGTCTTTTCACACTACTTCAACCTCTTCAAGTGTTGTTCATTCCCAACAATCATCTTCATATACATATCTTCTACAAGAATCTCAACAAAATCCAAGATGGTTAAATTCAACATCACTACTTAAGCCATCATTCATAGTGACACCAAAGACACAAAATGAGATCCAAGGGGTAATTCTTTGTGCCAAGAAACATGGTTTATAAGTTAGAGTGATGAGTGGAGGTCATGATTATGAAGGACTATCTTTTCTTTGCAAAAACCCTTTCATTATCCTTGATTTAATCGAGTATCGATCGATTAACATTGACATAGAAAATGAAACTGCTTGGATTCAAAGTGGTGCAACTATTGGTGAAGTTTACTATAACATAGCCAAGAAAAGTAACATTCTTGGATTTCCAGCTGGCTTATGTCCAAGTGTTGGTGTTGGTGGACACTTTAGTGGAGGTGGCATTGGCACCATGATGAGAAAATATGGCCTGGCTGCTGATAATATCATTGATGCTAGTTTTGTTGATGCAAATGGTAGAATTCTAAACAGAAAAACAATGGGAGAAGATGTATTTTGGGCAATTAGAGGAGGTGGAGGAGCTAGTTTTGGAGTAATATCAGCCTGGAAAGTGAAACTAGTTCGCGTTCCATCTCTCGTCACAGTTTTCACAATTCACAAGAGGTTAGATCAAGAAGGTGTCAAGCTTGTACATAATTGGCAATACATAGCTAGTAAACTACCCGAGGGTCTCTTCATTCGAGTACTCATTCAACAAATCGATGGAGTTGATAGCCAGGGGAATGTGAAGCAAGCTGAAGTCTTGTTCAATTCACTCTTCTTAGGACTTAAAACTGACCTGATTTCTGTTATGAACACGAATTTCCCTGAATTAGCCTTGAAGACGGAAGATTGCACGGAGATGAGCTGGATAAAATCCGTCCTCTACTTAACCGGTTACCAAAAAGGCGAACCACTAGAAGTCCTGTTGGATAGAAAAACACAATATAAAAGCAACTTCAAGGCAAAATCAGATTTCGTCGTTGAGCCAATGCCTGAAAGTGTTTTCCAGGGGATTTCAGAGAGGTTTTTGCACCAAAAACTAGTTTTCATGATAATGGATCCATTAGGAGGTAAAATGGATGAAATTGACGAATATGAAATACCGTTTCCTCATAGAAAAGGGAACATTTACAACATACAATACATAGTGAAATGGGATTCAAATGAGGGATCCAATGAACATTTGTATTGGATCCAAAATCTTTACAAGTACATGGAGCCATATGTGTCGAATTCACCAAGAGCGGCTTATATCAGCTATAGAGATCTTGATTTGGGAATCAATCAACAAGGTAATTACTCAAGTTATCGACAAGCTATCATGACTTGGGGTAGCAAGTATTTTAAAGGTAACTTTCAAAGATTGGCAAAAGCAAAACATCAAATTGATCCAAACAACTTTTTCACAAATGAACAAAGTATTCCTCCTCTTTGTTGTTAG